The following proteins are encoded in a genomic region of Syngnathoides biaculeatus isolate LvHL_M chromosome 15, ASM1980259v1, whole genome shotgun sequence:
- the jade1 gene encoding protein Jade-1 isoform X3 — MKRSRHPSSSDESDNASNSTCWSQTSSQARRGRRQKPSEVFRTDLITAMKVHDSHQLNAEDYYVLADPWRQEWEKGVQVPVSPQSIPEPAARALSDKSKEVMFVRPKKLIRTSAAQALGYVDIRTLAEGTCRYDLNEEDVTWLRVVNEEFAKLALPPLDEFAMERALEEFERRCHDNMTHATETQEGLGIEYDEDVVCDVCQSPDGEDNNEMVFCDKCNICVHQACYGIQKVPKGSWLCRICALGIVPKCQLCPKKGGAMKPTRSGTKWVHVSCALWIPEVSIGNPEKMEPITNVSHIPSNRWALNCCLCKEKMGACIQCSAKNCRIAFHVTCGLHSGLEMTTILTQDDEVKFKSYCPKHSGLEGIDSGERDSSAEVENEESLGSKKGKRRGRVRGDKEEDTAAPGHIPLASSSPSSLQSSLCLVRQRDPQEKRVNVRKMKLQEMEEVFYQFVDVEEVGRHLRMAPETVDFLYQYWKLKRKANFNQPLLTPKKDEEDSLARREHEVLLRRLQLFTHLRQDLERVRNLTYMVTRREKMKRSMWRVQEQIFQHQVQLIDQELLSSNPSEQDLQSHFSILGLSTQRSQTRTPWNHSEHKTKRRSKQDKGKWRERKGRSDSPPVSKDDSRTPEAKPLQVNELDQDSRPPNHPNDNLVLRPMKSPKQEVTAQESVSVKLHRKNVRIEALVPEQLREKQSEHDDRKRKRWTEVSEVSAAALKGRFGSKGLDRTISIRLVDIRSSDAGESRKRSGNSDVINHSKLKDAPLDVPRVSNGSLKGWGKFRIPKRSEKNEPEQSKLLLRPLTNTPPPGPQHPRTRLRTGAENEGGGGGSPEAPEPCLKRCHSHQLRGDASLSRRYGSDIIRRGVLAS, encoded by the exons ATGAAGAGAAGTCGGCACCCCAGCAGCAGCGACGAGTCCGACAACGcca GCAATTCCACCTGCTGGTCCCAGACTTCATCGCAGGCCAGGAGAGGACGCAGACAGAAACCGTCTGAG GTCTTCAGGACGGACCTGATCACCGCCATGAAGGTGCACGACTCGCACCAGCTCAACGCGGAGGATTACTACGTCCTGGCCGATCCGTGGAGGCAGGAGTGGGAAAAGGGCGTGCAGGTGCCCGTCAGCCCGCAGTCCATCCCGGAGCCCGCGGCCCGGGCGCTGAGCGACAAGAGCAAGGAAGTCATGTTCGTCAGGCCCAAGAAGCTGATCCGCACGTCGGCCGCCCAGGCCCTCGGCTACGTGGACATCCGGACTCTGGCCGAGGGCACCTGTCGCTACGACCTCAACGAGGAAGACGTCACCTGGCTGCGGGTCGTCAACGAGGAGTTTGCCAAGTTGG CCCTGCCGCCACTGGACGAGTTCGCCATGGAGCGCGCCTTGGAGGAGTTTGAGCGCCGTTGTCACGACAACATGACGCACGCCACCGAGACACAGGAGGGCCTGGGCATCGAGTACGACGAGGACGTGGTGTGCGACGTGTGCCAGTCGCCCGACGGGGAGGACAACAACGAGATGGTGTTCTGCGACAAGTGCAACATCTGCGTGCACCAG GCATGTTACGGCATACAAAAAGTGCCAAAGGGCAGCTGGTTGTGTCGGATCTGCGCCCTGGGCATCGtgccaaagtgccagttgtgCCCGAAGAAGGGCGGTGCCATGAAGCCCACCCGCAGTGGGACCAAGTGGGTCCACgtcagctgtgccttgtggatcccaGAG GTGAGCATCGGGAACCCCGAGAAGATGGAGCCCATCACCAACGTGTCGCACATTCCCAGCAACAGGTGGGCGCTCAACTGCTGCCTGTGTAAAGAAAAGATGGGAGCCTGCATCCAG TGCTCCGCCAAAAACTGCCGCATTGCCTTCCACGTGACTTGCGGCCTCCACTCCGGCCTGGAGATGACCACCATCCTCACCCAGGACGACGAAGTCAAGTTCAAGTCCTACTGCCCCAAGCACTCTGGCCTTGAGGGCATTGACTCTGGGGAGCGGGACTCCAGCGCTGAGGTAGAAAATGAGGAAAGCCTCGGGAGCAAGAAGGGCAAACGGAGAGGAAGGGTTAGAGGGGACAAGGAAGAGGACACGGCCGCCCCCGGCCACATCCCCCTTGCCTCGTCGTCCCCCTCGTCGTTGCAGTCGTCCCTGTGTCTTGTTCGTCAACGTGACCCGCAGGAAAAGCGCGTCAACGTCCGCAAGATGAAACtgcaagagatggaggaggtcttcTACCAGTTCGTGGACGTCGAGGAAGTGGGCCGTCACCTCAGGATGGCGCCCGAGACAGTCGACTTCCTGTACCAGTACTGGAAGCTGAAGCGCAAAGCCAACTTCAACCAGCCGCTGCTCACGCCCaagaaggacgaggaggacaGCCTGGCCAGACGTGAGCACGAGGTGTTGCTGAGACGCCTGCAGCTCTTCACGCACCTCCgccaagacctggagagg GTCCGCAACCTGACCTACATGGTGACCCGGCGGGAGAAGATGAAACGTTCCATGTGGCGAGTTCAGGAGCAGATCTTCCAGCACCAAGTCCAGCTCATAGACCAAGAGCTCCTCAGCA GTAATCCGTCAGAGCAGGATCTGCAGAGTCACTTCTCTATCCTGGGCCTGAGCACTCAGCGGTCCCAAACTCGGACCCCGTGGAACCACTCGGAACACAAGACCAAACGACGATCCAAGCAGGACAAGGGGAAATGGCGTGAAAGGAAAGGACGCTCTGACTCGCCGCCGGTATCGAAGGACGACTCCAGAACCCCTGAGGCCAAACCCTTGCAGGTCAATGAGTTGGATCAGGACTCCAGGCCCCCAAACCACCCTAACGACAACCTTGTTCTTCGGCCCATGAAGTCCCCGAAGCAGGAGGTGACCGCTCAGGAAAGCGTTAGTGTGAAACTGCACAGAAAAAACGTTCGGATCGAGGCCCTGGTGCCTGAACAGCTGCGAGAAAAACAGTCTGAGCATGACGACCGGAAGCGGAAGCGTTGGACTGAAGTTTCAGAGGTCTCCGCCGCAGCCCTGAAGGGCCGCTTCGGCTCCAAGGGTCTGGACAGAACCATTTCCATCCGACTGGTAGATATTAGATCATCGGACGCTGGAGAAAGCAGAAAAAGGTCTGGGAATTCTGACGTCATCAACCACAGTAAGCTAAAGGACGCCCCTTTGGATGTCCCCCGGGTGTCCAATGGGTCCTTGAAAGGCTGGGGGAAGTTCCGGATCCCCAAGCGCAGCGAGAAGAACGAGCCGGAACAAAGCAAACTCTTGCTGCGGCCGCTCACCAACACGCCTCCGCCCGGGCCCCAGCACCCTCGGACCCGCCTTCGTACGGGGGCCGAGAacgagggcggcggcggcggctccccCGAGGCGCCGGAGCCCTGCTTGAAACGATGCCACTCGCACCAGCTGAGGGGCGACGCCTCCCTCAGCCGACGCTACGGCTCCGACATCATCCGGCGCGGCGTCCTGGCGTCCTGA
- the jade1 gene encoding protein Jade-1 isoform X2, with protein sequence MFCNDTDSVVKLELLRRPAMKRSRHPSSSDESDNASNSTCWSQTSSQARRGRRQKPSEVFRTDLITAMKVHDSHQLNAEDYYVLADPWRQEWEKGVQVPVSPQSIPEPAARALSDKSKEVMFVRPKKLIRTSAAQALGYVDIRTLAEGTCRYDLNEEDVTWLRVVNEEFAKLALPPLDEFAMERALEEFERRCHDNMTHATETQEGLGIEYDEDVVCDVCQSPDGEDNNEMVFCDKCNICVHQACYGIQKVPKGSWLCRICALGIVPKCQLCPKKGGAMKPTRSGTKWVHVSCALWIPEVSIGNPEKMEPITNVSHIPSNRWALNCCLCKEKMGACIQCSAKNCRIAFHVTCGLHSGLEMTTILTQDDEVKFKSYCPKHSGLEGIDSGERDSSAEVENEESLGSKKGKRRGRVRGDKEEDTAAPGHIPLASSSPSSLQSSLCLVRQRDPQEKRVNVRKMKLQEMEEVFYQFVDVEEVGRHLRMAPETVDFLYQYWKLKRKANFNQPLLTPKKDEEDSLARREHEVLLRRLQLFTHLRQDLERVRNLTYMVTRREKMKRSMWRVQEQIFQHQVQLIDQELLSSNPSEQDLQSHFSILGLSTQRSQTRTPWNHSEHKTKRRSKQDKGKWRERKGRSDSPPVSKDDSRTPEAKPLQVNELDQDSRPPNHPNDNLVLRPMKSPKQEVTAQESVSVKLHRKNVRIEALVPEQLREKQSEHDDRKRKRWTEVSEVSAAALKGRFGSKGLDRTISIRLVDIRSSDAGESRKRSGNSDVINHSKLKDAPLDVPRVSNGSLKGWGKFRIPKRSEKNEPEQSKLLLRPLTNTPPPGPQHPRTRLRTGAENEGGGGGSPEAPEPCLKRCHSHQLRGDASLSRRYGSDIIRRGVLAS encoded by the exons ATGTTTTGTAACGACACTGACAG tgtggtgaagctggagCTCCTCAGACGGCCCGCCATGAAGAGAAGTCGGCACCCCAGCAGCAGCGACGAGTCCGACAACGcca GCAATTCCACCTGCTGGTCCCAGACTTCATCGCAGGCCAGGAGAGGACGCAGACAGAAACCGTCTGAG GTCTTCAGGACGGACCTGATCACCGCCATGAAGGTGCACGACTCGCACCAGCTCAACGCGGAGGATTACTACGTCCTGGCCGATCCGTGGAGGCAGGAGTGGGAAAAGGGCGTGCAGGTGCCCGTCAGCCCGCAGTCCATCCCGGAGCCCGCGGCCCGGGCGCTGAGCGACAAGAGCAAGGAAGTCATGTTCGTCAGGCCCAAGAAGCTGATCCGCACGTCGGCCGCCCAGGCCCTCGGCTACGTGGACATCCGGACTCTGGCCGAGGGCACCTGTCGCTACGACCTCAACGAGGAAGACGTCACCTGGCTGCGGGTCGTCAACGAGGAGTTTGCCAAGTTGG CCCTGCCGCCACTGGACGAGTTCGCCATGGAGCGCGCCTTGGAGGAGTTTGAGCGCCGTTGTCACGACAACATGACGCACGCCACCGAGACACAGGAGGGCCTGGGCATCGAGTACGACGAGGACGTGGTGTGCGACGTGTGCCAGTCGCCCGACGGGGAGGACAACAACGAGATGGTGTTCTGCGACAAGTGCAACATCTGCGTGCACCAG GCATGTTACGGCATACAAAAAGTGCCAAAGGGCAGCTGGTTGTGTCGGATCTGCGCCCTGGGCATCGtgccaaagtgccagttgtgCCCGAAGAAGGGCGGTGCCATGAAGCCCACCCGCAGTGGGACCAAGTGGGTCCACgtcagctgtgccttgtggatcccaGAG GTGAGCATCGGGAACCCCGAGAAGATGGAGCCCATCACCAACGTGTCGCACATTCCCAGCAACAGGTGGGCGCTCAACTGCTGCCTGTGTAAAGAAAAGATGGGAGCCTGCATCCAG TGCTCCGCCAAAAACTGCCGCATTGCCTTCCACGTGACTTGCGGCCTCCACTCCGGCCTGGAGATGACCACCATCCTCACCCAGGACGACGAAGTCAAGTTCAAGTCCTACTGCCCCAAGCACTCTGGCCTTGAGGGCATTGACTCTGGGGAGCGGGACTCCAGCGCTGAGGTAGAAAATGAGGAAAGCCTCGGGAGCAAGAAGGGCAAACGGAGAGGAAGGGTTAGAGGGGACAAGGAAGAGGACACGGCCGCCCCCGGCCACATCCCCCTTGCCTCGTCGTCCCCCTCGTCGTTGCAGTCGTCCCTGTGTCTTGTTCGTCAACGTGACCCGCAGGAAAAGCGCGTCAACGTCCGCAAGATGAAACtgcaagagatggaggaggtcttcTACCAGTTCGTGGACGTCGAGGAAGTGGGCCGTCACCTCAGGATGGCGCCCGAGACAGTCGACTTCCTGTACCAGTACTGGAAGCTGAAGCGCAAAGCCAACTTCAACCAGCCGCTGCTCACGCCCaagaaggacgaggaggacaGCCTGGCCAGACGTGAGCACGAGGTGTTGCTGAGACGCCTGCAGCTCTTCACGCACCTCCgccaagacctggagagg GTCCGCAACCTGACCTACATGGTGACCCGGCGGGAGAAGATGAAACGTTCCATGTGGCGAGTTCAGGAGCAGATCTTCCAGCACCAAGTCCAGCTCATAGACCAAGAGCTCCTCAGCA GTAATCCGTCAGAGCAGGATCTGCAGAGTCACTTCTCTATCCTGGGCCTGAGCACTCAGCGGTCCCAAACTCGGACCCCGTGGAACCACTCGGAACACAAGACCAAACGACGATCCAAGCAGGACAAGGGGAAATGGCGTGAAAGGAAAGGACGCTCTGACTCGCCGCCGGTATCGAAGGACGACTCCAGAACCCCTGAGGCCAAACCCTTGCAGGTCAATGAGTTGGATCAGGACTCCAGGCCCCCAAACCACCCTAACGACAACCTTGTTCTTCGGCCCATGAAGTCCCCGAAGCAGGAGGTGACCGCTCAGGAAAGCGTTAGTGTGAAACTGCACAGAAAAAACGTTCGGATCGAGGCCCTGGTGCCTGAACAGCTGCGAGAAAAACAGTCTGAGCATGACGACCGGAAGCGGAAGCGTTGGACTGAAGTTTCAGAGGTCTCCGCCGCAGCCCTGAAGGGCCGCTTCGGCTCCAAGGGTCTGGACAGAACCATTTCCATCCGACTGGTAGATATTAGATCATCGGACGCTGGAGAAAGCAGAAAAAGGTCTGGGAATTCTGACGTCATCAACCACAGTAAGCTAAAGGACGCCCCTTTGGATGTCCCCCGGGTGTCCAATGGGTCCTTGAAAGGCTGGGGGAAGTTCCGGATCCCCAAGCGCAGCGAGAAGAACGAGCCGGAACAAAGCAAACTCTTGCTGCGGCCGCTCACCAACACGCCTCCGCCCGGGCCCCAGCACCCTCGGACCCGCCTTCGTACGGGGGCCGAGAacgagggcggcggcggcggctccccCGAGGCGCCGGAGCCCTGCTTGAAACGATGCCACTCGCACCAGCTGAGGGGCGACGCCTCCCTCAGCCGACGCTACGGCTCCGACATCATCCGGCGCGGCGTCCTGGCGTCCTGA
- the jade1 gene encoding protein Jade-1 isoform X1 encodes MRVKWNAEPELRLVPVVKLELLRRPAMKRSRHPSSSDESDNASNSTCWSQTSSQARRGRRQKPSEVFRTDLITAMKVHDSHQLNAEDYYVLADPWRQEWEKGVQVPVSPQSIPEPAARALSDKSKEVMFVRPKKLIRTSAAQALGYVDIRTLAEGTCRYDLNEEDVTWLRVVNEEFAKLALPPLDEFAMERALEEFERRCHDNMTHATETQEGLGIEYDEDVVCDVCQSPDGEDNNEMVFCDKCNICVHQACYGIQKVPKGSWLCRICALGIVPKCQLCPKKGGAMKPTRSGTKWVHVSCALWIPEVSIGNPEKMEPITNVSHIPSNRWALNCCLCKEKMGACIQCSAKNCRIAFHVTCGLHSGLEMTTILTQDDEVKFKSYCPKHSGLEGIDSGERDSSAEVENEESLGSKKGKRRGRVRGDKEEDTAAPGHIPLASSSPSSLQSSLCLVRQRDPQEKRVNVRKMKLQEMEEVFYQFVDVEEVGRHLRMAPETVDFLYQYWKLKRKANFNQPLLTPKKDEEDSLARREHEVLLRRLQLFTHLRQDLERVRNLTYMVTRREKMKRSMWRVQEQIFQHQVQLIDQELLSSNPSEQDLQSHFSILGLSTQRSQTRTPWNHSEHKTKRRSKQDKGKWRERKGRSDSPPVSKDDSRTPEAKPLQVNELDQDSRPPNHPNDNLVLRPMKSPKQEVTAQESVSVKLHRKNVRIEALVPEQLREKQSEHDDRKRKRWTEVSEVSAAALKGRFGSKGLDRTISIRLVDIRSSDAGESRKRSGNSDVINHSKLKDAPLDVPRVSNGSLKGWGKFRIPKRSEKNEPEQSKLLLRPLTNTPPPGPQHPRTRLRTGAENEGGGGGSPEAPEPCLKRCHSHQLRGDASLSRRYGSDIIRRGVLAS; translated from the exons ATGCGGGTCAAGTGGAACGCCGAGCCCGAACTGCGCCTCGTACC tgtggtgaagctggagCTCCTCAGACGGCCCGCCATGAAGAGAAGTCGGCACCCCAGCAGCAGCGACGAGTCCGACAACGcca GCAATTCCACCTGCTGGTCCCAGACTTCATCGCAGGCCAGGAGAGGACGCAGACAGAAACCGTCTGAG GTCTTCAGGACGGACCTGATCACCGCCATGAAGGTGCACGACTCGCACCAGCTCAACGCGGAGGATTACTACGTCCTGGCCGATCCGTGGAGGCAGGAGTGGGAAAAGGGCGTGCAGGTGCCCGTCAGCCCGCAGTCCATCCCGGAGCCCGCGGCCCGGGCGCTGAGCGACAAGAGCAAGGAAGTCATGTTCGTCAGGCCCAAGAAGCTGATCCGCACGTCGGCCGCCCAGGCCCTCGGCTACGTGGACATCCGGACTCTGGCCGAGGGCACCTGTCGCTACGACCTCAACGAGGAAGACGTCACCTGGCTGCGGGTCGTCAACGAGGAGTTTGCCAAGTTGG CCCTGCCGCCACTGGACGAGTTCGCCATGGAGCGCGCCTTGGAGGAGTTTGAGCGCCGTTGTCACGACAACATGACGCACGCCACCGAGACACAGGAGGGCCTGGGCATCGAGTACGACGAGGACGTGGTGTGCGACGTGTGCCAGTCGCCCGACGGGGAGGACAACAACGAGATGGTGTTCTGCGACAAGTGCAACATCTGCGTGCACCAG GCATGTTACGGCATACAAAAAGTGCCAAAGGGCAGCTGGTTGTGTCGGATCTGCGCCCTGGGCATCGtgccaaagtgccagttgtgCCCGAAGAAGGGCGGTGCCATGAAGCCCACCCGCAGTGGGACCAAGTGGGTCCACgtcagctgtgccttgtggatcccaGAG GTGAGCATCGGGAACCCCGAGAAGATGGAGCCCATCACCAACGTGTCGCACATTCCCAGCAACAGGTGGGCGCTCAACTGCTGCCTGTGTAAAGAAAAGATGGGAGCCTGCATCCAG TGCTCCGCCAAAAACTGCCGCATTGCCTTCCACGTGACTTGCGGCCTCCACTCCGGCCTGGAGATGACCACCATCCTCACCCAGGACGACGAAGTCAAGTTCAAGTCCTACTGCCCCAAGCACTCTGGCCTTGAGGGCATTGACTCTGGGGAGCGGGACTCCAGCGCTGAGGTAGAAAATGAGGAAAGCCTCGGGAGCAAGAAGGGCAAACGGAGAGGAAGGGTTAGAGGGGACAAGGAAGAGGACACGGCCGCCCCCGGCCACATCCCCCTTGCCTCGTCGTCCCCCTCGTCGTTGCAGTCGTCCCTGTGTCTTGTTCGTCAACGTGACCCGCAGGAAAAGCGCGTCAACGTCCGCAAGATGAAACtgcaagagatggaggaggtcttcTACCAGTTCGTGGACGTCGAGGAAGTGGGCCGTCACCTCAGGATGGCGCCCGAGACAGTCGACTTCCTGTACCAGTACTGGAAGCTGAAGCGCAAAGCCAACTTCAACCAGCCGCTGCTCACGCCCaagaaggacgaggaggacaGCCTGGCCAGACGTGAGCACGAGGTGTTGCTGAGACGCCTGCAGCTCTTCACGCACCTCCgccaagacctggagagg GTCCGCAACCTGACCTACATGGTGACCCGGCGGGAGAAGATGAAACGTTCCATGTGGCGAGTTCAGGAGCAGATCTTCCAGCACCAAGTCCAGCTCATAGACCAAGAGCTCCTCAGCA GTAATCCGTCAGAGCAGGATCTGCAGAGTCACTTCTCTATCCTGGGCCTGAGCACTCAGCGGTCCCAAACTCGGACCCCGTGGAACCACTCGGAACACAAGACCAAACGACGATCCAAGCAGGACAAGGGGAAATGGCGTGAAAGGAAAGGACGCTCTGACTCGCCGCCGGTATCGAAGGACGACTCCAGAACCCCTGAGGCCAAACCCTTGCAGGTCAATGAGTTGGATCAGGACTCCAGGCCCCCAAACCACCCTAACGACAACCTTGTTCTTCGGCCCATGAAGTCCCCGAAGCAGGAGGTGACCGCTCAGGAAAGCGTTAGTGTGAAACTGCACAGAAAAAACGTTCGGATCGAGGCCCTGGTGCCTGAACAGCTGCGAGAAAAACAGTCTGAGCATGACGACCGGAAGCGGAAGCGTTGGACTGAAGTTTCAGAGGTCTCCGCCGCAGCCCTGAAGGGCCGCTTCGGCTCCAAGGGTCTGGACAGAACCATTTCCATCCGACTGGTAGATATTAGATCATCGGACGCTGGAGAAAGCAGAAAAAGGTCTGGGAATTCTGACGTCATCAACCACAGTAAGCTAAAGGACGCCCCTTTGGATGTCCCCCGGGTGTCCAATGGGTCCTTGAAAGGCTGGGGGAAGTTCCGGATCCCCAAGCGCAGCGAGAAGAACGAGCCGGAACAAAGCAAACTCTTGCTGCGGCCGCTCACCAACACGCCTCCGCCCGGGCCCCAGCACCCTCGGACCCGCCTTCGTACGGGGGCCGAGAacgagggcggcggcggcggctccccCGAGGCGCCGGAGCCCTGCTTGAAACGATGCCACTCGCACCAGCTGAGGGGCGACGCCTCCCTCAGCCGACGCTACGGCTCCGACATCATCCGGCGCGGCGTCCTGGCGTCCTGA